A DNA window from Ostrea edulis chromosome 5, xbOstEdul1.1, whole genome shotgun sequence contains the following coding sequences:
- the LOC125651795 gene encoding uncharacterized protein LOC125651795: MGCCGDASGWAKIGVLLLLCATGLQLAGYLTNNWMTYNTVKDTYDLRVGLWWFTNCSGGASCHTENTPSQYLSFDVTLVRSFEGAAGGLMFICLVVGGFYVATERCRTRAVAVALLILTLLAAGLAIAGIVLWILQVPSPYYPAWSMGLAALASALVLITSMCLIPDIKENNYEPKSTVHPDHTNKYNRLEKSESFQSIDGGMTRRPSDVKMTSHGDDSRDYKKTGDLGREYGRRSRRESANTRDFNTYPYGPRSTKDPFNNNGYDRFELEVITPSAPPRYDFMQRKF; this comes from the exons atgggATGTTGCGGGGACGCTTCTGGATGGGCCAAAATCGGTGTTCTTCTGTTGCTGTGCGCCACTGGTCTTCAATTGGCAGGATATCTGACCAACAACTGGATGACGTACAACACAGTCAAGGACACATATGACCTCCGCGTGGGACTTTGGTGGTTCACAAACTGCTCCGGTGGGGCTTCCTGTCACACCGAGAACACGCCCTCCCAGTACCTATCGT TTGATGTCACCCTAGTGAGGTCGTTTGAGGGAGCGGCGGGGGGTCTGATGTTTATATGCCTCGTCGTCGGTGGATTTTACGTGGCCACTGAGAGGTGCCGAACCAGGGCTGTGGCCGTGGCATTACTGATTCTGACACTGCTAGCAG CTGGTCTCGCCATCGCTGGTATTGTGTTGTGGATTCTACAAGTACCGTCTCCTTACTACCCGGCTTGGTCCATGGGCCTCGCTGCTCTCGCCTCCGCCCTCGTCTTAATTACCTCGATGTGTTTAATTCCTGACATCAAAGAGAACAATTACGAACCTAAATCGACGGTGCATCCTGATCACACCAACAAATACAACCGCTTGGAGAAATCCGAGAGCTTCCAGAGCATCGACGGGGGTATGACAAGACGGCCATCTGACGTCAAGATGACATCACATGGAGACGACTCACGTGACTACAAGAAGACCGGTGATCTCGGCAGAGAGTATGGACGGCGAAGCAGGCGCGAGAGTGCAAATACCCGCGACTTCAATACTTACCCCTACGGACCAAGGTCCACAAAGGATCCTTTCAACAACAATGGATATGACAGATTTGAACTGGAAGTCATCACCCCGTCTGCCCCACCAAGATACGATTTTATGCAAAGAAAATTTTGA